A stretch of Eleutherodactylus coqui strain aEleCoq1 chromosome 9, aEleCoq1.hap1, whole genome shotgun sequence DNA encodes these proteins:
- the LOC136578700 gene encoding perilipin-2-like has protein sequence MAEMVEQQQQNVLVRLVNLPLVSSTYDLVSSAYVTTKDNHPYLKSVCDVTETSVRSITSMAMSSAEPLLQRLEPQIALANNMACAGLDKMEEKLPILHQPSGKVVANASEAVVGAKDAIVQRITGVVDKTKGAVQDGVERTKAVVNGSISTVLGSGVGEMMSDRVDAALSKSESLLEKYLLPTDEELAEEASKQADIELTQDKASYYVRLGSLSTKARRRAYQQAVTQIKDAKCRSQEAIAQLQITVGLIEYARKNMDDARQKIQTAQEKIYKKWLEWSKGTGQDASRDPEGTEHMESHTLAIARNLSHRLQTTCLSLVTSVQGLPQTLQKKAQDVSAMTADVYQTFHDASSFREMSAGLLTTTKEQLINMKGSLEDVLDLLVNNPPLNWLIGGFNPQLAVSQEEQESHGGDSANQEH, from the exons AATGTCCTGGTAAGGTTGGTGAACCTCCCATTGGTGAGCTCCACTTATGATCTGGTGTCTTCTGCCTATGTGACCACCAAAGACAACCATCCCTACCTGAAATCTGTATGTGACGTTACAGAGACAAGTGTGAGAAGCATCACTTCTATGGCTATGAGCAGCGCCGAGCCCCTCCTACAGCGACTAGAGCCTCAAA TCGCTCTGGCTAACAACATGGCCTGTGCTGGCCTGGATAAGATGGAAGAGAAGCTGCCTATTCTCCATCAGCCTTCTGGAAAG GTGGTGGCTAATGCCTCAGAAGCAGTTGTTGGGGCCAAGGATGCCATCGTTCAGAGGATCACAGGAGTAGTGGATAAAACCAAAGGAGCTGTGCAGGATGGTGTGGAGAGGACTAAGGCTGTAGTAAATGGCAGCATTAGCACAGTCCTGGGAAGCGGTGTAGGGGAGATGATGAGCGATCGTGTGGATGCTGCACTATCCAAGTCTGAATCTCTTCTGGAGAAATACCTGCTGCCAACAGATGAAGAGTTGG CTGAGGAAGCTTCTAAACAAGCAGACATTGAGTTGACCCAAGATAAGGCCAGCTACTATGTCCGCCTGGGATCCCTCTCTACAAAGGCCCGCAGACGTGCTTATCAACAAGCTGTGACCCAGATCAAGGATGCCAAATGCCGAAGCCAGGAAGCCATTGCTCAGCTCCAGATCACAGTTGGCCTG ATTGAATATGCAAGAAAGAACATGGATGATGCTAGACAGAAAATCCAAACTGCACAGGAGAAGATCTACAAGAAGTGGCTGGAGTGGAGTAAAGGCACAGGACAAGATGCTAGCAGGGACCCTGAAGGCACTGAG CACATGGAATCCCACACTCTGGCTATTGCCCGCAATCTCAGTCATCGGCTACAAACCACATGTCTGTCTCTGGTCACCAGTGTCCAAGGTCTGCCACAAACGCTTCAGAAGAAAGCTCAAGATGTGAGTGCCATGACTGCAGATGTCTATCAGACCTTCCATGATGCCTCTTCCTTCAGAGAAATGTCTGCTGGCCTCTTAACCACCACTAAGGAGCAGCTCATAAACATGAAGGGGTCTCTGGAGGATGTGCTGGATCTCTTGGTGAACAACCCTCCCCTAAACTGGCTGATAGGGGGCTTTAACCCCCAACTGGCTGTTAGCCAAGAAGAGCAAGAATCTCATGGGGGGGACTCTGCCAACCAGGAGCATTAA